A genome region from Euphorbia lathyris chromosome 4, ddEupLath1.1, whole genome shotgun sequence includes the following:
- the LOC136226337 gene encoding disease resistance protein RGA2-like isoform X1 — protein sequence MAVADALVSKVLDMLISTIGREIEQEFRLVVGVKKQVKMLTNNLQSIQAVLIDAERRQLKEATIQLWLDRLKDVSYDIDDVLDEWGFSIMKSQIEGDHYAPQSKRKVWSFILSPCFCFREVGFRHDIAVKITELNERLDVIANEKDKYGFLLLKGNNEQVERPVTTSVVDISEVKGREVVKEKLVNTLLAESTEMPKLHLISIVGMGGIGKTTLARLVYNDERVKDHFHKRIWVCVSDPFDEIRIAKEILESLQGTGPKLVAFPNIMENIQESIKEKKVLVVLDDVWNQDPKKWKQLEDCLKSCLPGSRILVTTRNENVGRIMGCLESNIFRIGLLSKEECWELFCMIAFSRKSSQERANLEKIGRETVGKCRGLPLAVRTIAGLLQFKLSSLEWQSVLDSELWELEEVKRDVLAPLWLSYYDLTSPIKQCFLYCALFPKGYTMEKGELIELWMAQGYIKATQTNDMEMIGDDYFQNLVMRSLFQDIEVNDENIDLITYCKMHDFVHDFAESLVRKECLGIKANRVEETISKEASFSDLHHLSIKFGERNQFPDSFYKLRKLRSLIVLGDPRLLIGEARLKSLNELTCLRSLKLSNCGIVEIPSNISKLIHLRHLNLINNRRLKELPETVCELYNLQTLNVNGCNSLEKLPKGIAKLTNLRYLHDIGINSLLPKEIERLTGLRRLNYVNIDVDNEEAFSLKNLKNLNQLSGSLVITWLKRSDGNVKDVKQAHLMENKHITVLGLWFKFNDIETDEEETEHNEELAEALNPSPNLEDLTIASYVGTKSPSWINSLTTLKRLYLIGWSNCEHFPPLGNLPCLEVLELWGFRSVKRVGVEFWGMNEMMLSSSSILPIFPKLTTLKLSSMNKWREWNDMGGDDEIIIMPCLTYLKVESCPKLKALPNFILKKTALKLEIYRCDALQQSTAT from the coding sequence ATGGCTGTAGCCGATGCACTTGTTTCAAAAGTGTTGGATATGCTGATTTCCACCATTGGTAGGGAGATTGAGCAAGAGTTTCGACTTGTTGTTGGTGTCAAGAAGCAAGTCAAAATGCTCACGAACAATCTCCAATCCATCCAAGCTGTTCTCATTGATGCAGAGAGAAGGCAACTGAAGGAGGCAACTATTCAACTCTGGCTTGATAGGCTGAAAGACGTCTCTTACGACATTGATGATGTCTTGGATGAATGGGGTTTTTCAATTATGAAATCACAAATAGAGGGGGATCATTATGCTCCTCAGTCTAAAAGGAAGGTATGGTCTTTCATCCTATCACCTTGCTTTTGCTTTCGTGAAGTTGGTTTCCGCCACGATATTGCTGTAAAAATTACCGAACTCAATGAAAGACTAGATGTTATTGCCAATGAGAAAGATAAGTATGGCTTCTTATTATTGAAAGGTAATAATGAACAAGTTGAACGGCCAGTAACTACCTCTGTTGTTGACATATCAGAGGTGAAAGGTAGAGAGGTCGTTAAAGAAAAACTTGTAAACACGTTGTTGGCTGAGAGTACTGAAATGCCAAAGCTCCATCTCATCTCTATAGTAGGGATGGGAGGGATTGGAAAAACTACTCTAGCCAGACTAGTCTACAATGATGAAAGGGTGAAGGACCATTTTCATAAAAGAATTTGGGTCTGTGTATCTGATCCCTTTGATGAGATTAGAATTGCTAAAGAAATTCTTGAATCTCTTCAAGGTACTGGCCCAAAACTAGTTGCTTTTCCAAATATAATGGAGAATATTCAAGAGTCTATTaaggaaaaaaaagttttaGTTGTTTTAGATGATGTGTGGAATCAAGATCCTAAGAAATGGAAACAATTGGAAGATTGTCTAAAAAGCTGTTTGCCTGGAAGTAGAATTTTGGTGACCACACGTAATGAGAATGTGGGAAGAATCATGGGTTGTTTAGAATCAAAtatattccgaattggattgttATCCAAGGAGGAATGTTGGGAATTATTTTGTATGATTGCATTCTCCAGGAAGTCTAGCCAAGAAAGGGCAAATCTAGAAAAAATTGGTAGAGAAACTGTCGGAAAGTGCAGGGGCTTGCCTCTTGCTGTAAGGACGATAGCAGGTCTTTTACAATTTAAACTATCTAGTTTGGAGTGGCAAAGCGTGTTAGATAGTGAGTTATGGGAATTGGAGGAAGTTAAAAGAGATGTTTTAGCCCCATTGTGGTTAAGTTATTATGACTTGACGTCACCTATAAAACAATGCTTCTTGTATTGTGCTCTCTTTCCTAAGGGCTATACAATGGAGAAAGGTGAGTTGATTGAGCTATGGATGGCTCAAGGGTACATTAAGGCAACACAAACTAATGACATGGAAATGATTGGTGATGACTATTTCCAGAATTTAGTCATGCGATCTCTCTTTCAAGATATTGAAGTAAATGATGAGAACATAGATCTCATTACTTACTGTAAGATGCATGACTTCGTGCATGATTTTGCTGAGTCACTAGTGAGAAAGGAATGTCTGGGCATAAAGGCTAATAGGGTTGAGGAGACCATTAGTAAAGAGGCTTCATTTAGTGATTTACATCATTTGAGTATTAAGTTTGGAGAAAGAAACCAATTTCCTGATTCATTTTATAAGCTAAGAAAGTTGCGTAGTCTCATTGTTTTAGGAGACCCTAGATTATTGATTGGGGAAGCTCGACTCAAAAGTTTGAATGAACTGACTTGTTTGAGATCACTAAAGTTAAGTAATTGTGGCATTGTTGAAATTCCATCCAATATAAGTAAACTGATTCATTTGAGACATCTTAACTTGATTAATAATAGACGTTTGAAGGAACTGCCAGAAACAGTATGTGAATTATATAACTTGCAAACCTTAAATGTGAATGGGTGTAACAGCCTAGAAAAGTTGCCCAAAGGGATAGCAAAATTAACCAATTTGAGATATCTACATGACATTGGAATAAACTCATTGCTGCCAAAAGAGATAGAGAGATTAACTGGTCTTCGAAGATTAAACTATGTAAACATCGATGTTGATAATGAAGAAGCATTTTCACTTAAAAATCTAAAGAATCTCAATCAGCTTAGTGGGTCATTGGTAATAACTTGGTTGAAAAGAAGTGATGGAAATGTAAAAGATGTTAAGCAAGCACATTTGATGGAAAATAAACACATTACTGTATTGggattatggtttaagtttaaTGATATTGAAACAGATGAGGAAGAAACAGAGCATAATGAAGAGTTAGCTGAAGCTTTAAATCCGTCTCCAAATTTGGAAGACTTAACAATAGCGTCGTATGTAGGCACAAAAAGTCCAAGTTGGATCAACTCACTAACTACTTTGAAAAGGCTGTACCTAATTGGATGGAGTAACTGTGAGCATTTTCCTCCTTTGGGAAATTTGCCTTGCCTTGAGGTTCTGGAATTATGGGGTTTTAGAAGTGTTAAAAGAGTGGGTGTTGAGTTTTGGGGGATGAATGAGATGATGTTGTCGTCTTCATCAATTCTTCCTATATTCCCTAAGTTGACAACTCTGAAGCTTTCCTCTATGAATAAATGGAGAGAGTGGAATGATATGGGTGGAGATGATGAAATAATAATTATGCCATGTCTCACTTATTTGAAAGTTGAATCCTGCCCAAAGTTAAAGGCATTGCCAAATTTCATTCTCAAAAAGACTGCATTGAAACTGGAGATTTACCGTTGTGATGCTCTGCAACAATCTACCGCTACATAG
- the LOC136225618 gene encoding large ribosomal subunit protein uL6m: protein MEAKFFRFLKIVGVGYKARAEAEGRLLYLKLGYSHEVELTVPPAVRVFCFKNNVVCCTGIDKQRVHQFAATVRGCKPPEVYKGKGIMYTDEVIKKKQGKKSK from the coding sequence ATGGAAGCCAAATTTTTCCGATTTCTTAAGATTGTGGGCGTTGGATACAAAGCGAGAGCTGAGGCAGAAGGGCGACTCTTATACCTGAAACTGGGTTACAGTCATGAAGTTGAACTAACAGTTCCTCCTGCTGTTCGCGTTTTTTGCTTCAAGAACAACGTGGTCTGTTGCACGGGAATAGACAAGCAACGGGTGCACCAATTTGCTGCTACTGTTCGTGGTTGCAAGCCTCCTGAAGTATACAAAGGCAAGGGTATAATGTATACTGATGAAGTGATCAAGAAGAAACAAGGAAAGAAGTCAAAGTGA
- the LOC136226593 gene encoding TIP41-like protein isoform X2 — protein sequence MALEVDENDLKAAGAELLNDDRHGLRIHGWEIASHKGTILKSSTLQEWEQNLQTSHLPEMVFGDSSLVLKHIKSGTKIHFNAFDALTGWKQEALPPVEVPAAAQWKFRSKPSEQVILDYDYTFTTPYRGSETIELEKNGSSEISETSSLCWEDCKEQIDVVALASKEPILFYDEVVLYEDELADNGVSLLTVKVRVMPSCWFLLLRFWLRVDGVLMRLRDTRMHCVFSDSGNPIILRESCWRETTFQSISAKGYPSDSAAYSDPSSISQRLPIISQKTQKLKICEC from the exons ATGGCACTGGAAGTAGATGAGAATGACCTCAAGGCCGCCGGCGCCGAGCTACTGAACGACGATCGCCATGGACTGCGTATCCATGGCTGGGAAATCGCTTCTCACAAGGGCACCATTCTTAAGTCTTCCACTCTTCAAGA GTGGGAGCAAAATCTTCAGACATCTCACTTGCCGGAGATGGTTTTTGGGGACAGTTCTTTAGTTCTTAAACACATAAAAAGTGGCACCAAAATTCATTTTAATGCATTTGATGCTCTTACGGGCTGGAAGCAGGAAGCCTTGCCACCAGTTGAAGTTCCTGCTGCAGCTCAATGGAAATTCAGAAG CAAACCATCTGAGCAGGTGATACTAGATTATGACTATACATTCACAACACCTTATCGTGGAAGTGAAACCATTGAGCTGGAGAAG AATGGAAGCAGTGAAATCTCAGAAACAAGCTCACTTTGTTGGGAGGATTGCAAGGAGCAAATTGACGTGGTAGCGCTGGCATCAAAAGAGCCCATTCTTTTCTATGATGAG GTAGTCTTGTATGAAGATGAGTTAGCTGATAATGGAGTGTCCCTTTTAACTGTGAAAGTG AGAGTCATGCCAAGTTGTTGGTTTCTTCTCTTGCGTTTCTGG CTTAGAGTTGATGGAGTCTTGATGAGATTGAGGGACACTCGCATGCATTGTGTTTTCAGTGATAGTGGTAACCCTATCATTCTTCGAGAAAGCTGCTGGAGAGAAACCACATTTCAATCTATTTCTGCT AAAGGGTATCCTTCTGATTCTGCTGCATATAGTGATCCAAGCAGTATCAGCCAGAGGCTGCCTATCATCTCGCAAAAGACCCAAAAGCTTAAAATCTGTG
- the LOC136226337 gene encoding disease resistance protein RGA2-like isoform X2, translated as MLISTIGREIEQEFRLVVGVKKQVKMLTNNLQSIQAVLIDAERRQLKEATIQLWLDRLKDVSYDIDDVLDEWGFSIMKSQIEGDHYAPQSKRKVWSFILSPCFCFREVGFRHDIAVKITELNERLDVIANEKDKYGFLLLKGNNEQVERPVTTSVVDISEVKGREVVKEKLVNTLLAESTEMPKLHLISIVGMGGIGKTTLARLVYNDERVKDHFHKRIWVCVSDPFDEIRIAKEILESLQGTGPKLVAFPNIMENIQESIKEKKVLVVLDDVWNQDPKKWKQLEDCLKSCLPGSRILVTTRNENVGRIMGCLESNIFRIGLLSKEECWELFCMIAFSRKSSQERANLEKIGRETVGKCRGLPLAVRTIAGLLQFKLSSLEWQSVLDSELWELEEVKRDVLAPLWLSYYDLTSPIKQCFLYCALFPKGYTMEKGELIELWMAQGYIKATQTNDMEMIGDDYFQNLVMRSLFQDIEVNDENIDLITYCKMHDFVHDFAESLVRKECLGIKANRVEETISKEASFSDLHHLSIKFGERNQFPDSFYKLRKLRSLIVLGDPRLLIGEARLKSLNELTCLRSLKLSNCGIVEIPSNISKLIHLRHLNLINNRRLKELPETVCELYNLQTLNVNGCNSLEKLPKGIAKLTNLRYLHDIGINSLLPKEIERLTGLRRLNYVNIDVDNEEAFSLKNLKNLNQLSGSLVITWLKRSDGNVKDVKQAHLMENKHITVLGLWFKFNDIETDEEETEHNEELAEALNPSPNLEDLTIASYVGTKSPSWINSLTTLKRLYLIGWSNCEHFPPLGNLPCLEVLELWGFRSVKRVGVEFWGMNEMMLSSSSILPIFPKLTTLKLSSMNKWREWNDMGGDDEIIIMPCLTYLKVESCPKLKALPNFILKKTALKLEIYRCDALQQSTAT; from the coding sequence ATGCTGATTTCCACCATTGGTAGGGAGATTGAGCAAGAGTTTCGACTTGTTGTTGGTGTCAAGAAGCAAGTCAAAATGCTCACGAACAATCTCCAATCCATCCAAGCTGTTCTCATTGATGCAGAGAGAAGGCAACTGAAGGAGGCAACTATTCAACTCTGGCTTGATAGGCTGAAAGACGTCTCTTACGACATTGATGATGTCTTGGATGAATGGGGTTTTTCAATTATGAAATCACAAATAGAGGGGGATCATTATGCTCCTCAGTCTAAAAGGAAGGTATGGTCTTTCATCCTATCACCTTGCTTTTGCTTTCGTGAAGTTGGTTTCCGCCACGATATTGCTGTAAAAATTACCGAACTCAATGAAAGACTAGATGTTATTGCCAATGAGAAAGATAAGTATGGCTTCTTATTATTGAAAGGTAATAATGAACAAGTTGAACGGCCAGTAACTACCTCTGTTGTTGACATATCAGAGGTGAAAGGTAGAGAGGTCGTTAAAGAAAAACTTGTAAACACGTTGTTGGCTGAGAGTACTGAAATGCCAAAGCTCCATCTCATCTCTATAGTAGGGATGGGAGGGATTGGAAAAACTACTCTAGCCAGACTAGTCTACAATGATGAAAGGGTGAAGGACCATTTTCATAAAAGAATTTGGGTCTGTGTATCTGATCCCTTTGATGAGATTAGAATTGCTAAAGAAATTCTTGAATCTCTTCAAGGTACTGGCCCAAAACTAGTTGCTTTTCCAAATATAATGGAGAATATTCAAGAGTCTATTaaggaaaaaaaagttttaGTTGTTTTAGATGATGTGTGGAATCAAGATCCTAAGAAATGGAAACAATTGGAAGATTGTCTAAAAAGCTGTTTGCCTGGAAGTAGAATTTTGGTGACCACACGTAATGAGAATGTGGGAAGAATCATGGGTTGTTTAGAATCAAAtatattccgaattggattgttATCCAAGGAGGAATGTTGGGAATTATTTTGTATGATTGCATTCTCCAGGAAGTCTAGCCAAGAAAGGGCAAATCTAGAAAAAATTGGTAGAGAAACTGTCGGAAAGTGCAGGGGCTTGCCTCTTGCTGTAAGGACGATAGCAGGTCTTTTACAATTTAAACTATCTAGTTTGGAGTGGCAAAGCGTGTTAGATAGTGAGTTATGGGAATTGGAGGAAGTTAAAAGAGATGTTTTAGCCCCATTGTGGTTAAGTTATTATGACTTGACGTCACCTATAAAACAATGCTTCTTGTATTGTGCTCTCTTTCCTAAGGGCTATACAATGGAGAAAGGTGAGTTGATTGAGCTATGGATGGCTCAAGGGTACATTAAGGCAACACAAACTAATGACATGGAAATGATTGGTGATGACTATTTCCAGAATTTAGTCATGCGATCTCTCTTTCAAGATATTGAAGTAAATGATGAGAACATAGATCTCATTACTTACTGTAAGATGCATGACTTCGTGCATGATTTTGCTGAGTCACTAGTGAGAAAGGAATGTCTGGGCATAAAGGCTAATAGGGTTGAGGAGACCATTAGTAAAGAGGCTTCATTTAGTGATTTACATCATTTGAGTATTAAGTTTGGAGAAAGAAACCAATTTCCTGATTCATTTTATAAGCTAAGAAAGTTGCGTAGTCTCATTGTTTTAGGAGACCCTAGATTATTGATTGGGGAAGCTCGACTCAAAAGTTTGAATGAACTGACTTGTTTGAGATCACTAAAGTTAAGTAATTGTGGCATTGTTGAAATTCCATCCAATATAAGTAAACTGATTCATTTGAGACATCTTAACTTGATTAATAATAGACGTTTGAAGGAACTGCCAGAAACAGTATGTGAATTATATAACTTGCAAACCTTAAATGTGAATGGGTGTAACAGCCTAGAAAAGTTGCCCAAAGGGATAGCAAAATTAACCAATTTGAGATATCTACATGACATTGGAATAAACTCATTGCTGCCAAAAGAGATAGAGAGATTAACTGGTCTTCGAAGATTAAACTATGTAAACATCGATGTTGATAATGAAGAAGCATTTTCACTTAAAAATCTAAAGAATCTCAATCAGCTTAGTGGGTCATTGGTAATAACTTGGTTGAAAAGAAGTGATGGAAATGTAAAAGATGTTAAGCAAGCACATTTGATGGAAAATAAACACATTACTGTATTGggattatggtttaagtttaaTGATATTGAAACAGATGAGGAAGAAACAGAGCATAATGAAGAGTTAGCTGAAGCTTTAAATCCGTCTCCAAATTTGGAAGACTTAACAATAGCGTCGTATGTAGGCACAAAAAGTCCAAGTTGGATCAACTCACTAACTACTTTGAAAAGGCTGTACCTAATTGGATGGAGTAACTGTGAGCATTTTCCTCCTTTGGGAAATTTGCCTTGCCTTGAGGTTCTGGAATTATGGGGTTTTAGAAGTGTTAAAAGAGTGGGTGTTGAGTTTTGGGGGATGAATGAGATGATGTTGTCGTCTTCATCAATTCTTCCTATATTCCCTAAGTTGACAACTCTGAAGCTTTCCTCTATGAATAAATGGAGAGAGTGGAATGATATGGGTGGAGATGATGAAATAATAATTATGCCATGTCTCACTTATTTGAAAGTTGAATCCTGCCCAAAGTTAAAGGCATTGCCAAATTTCATTCTCAAAAAGACTGCATTGAAACTGGAGATTTACCGTTGTGATGCTCTGCAACAATCTACCGCTACATAG
- the LOC136226593 gene encoding TIP41-like protein isoform X1: MALEVDENDLKAAGAELLNDDRHGLRIHGWEIASHKGTILKSSTLQEWEQNLQTSHLPEMVFGDSSLVLKHIKSGTKIHFNAFDALTGWKQEALPPVEVPAAAQWKFRSKPSEQVILDYDYTFTTPYRGSETIELEKNGSSEISETSSLCWEDCKEQIDVVALASKEPILFYDEVVLYEDELADNGVSLLTVKVRVMPSCWFLLLRFWLRVDGVLMRLRDTRMHCVFSDSGNPIILRESCWRETTFQSISAKGYPSDSAAYSDPSSISQRLPIISQKTQKLKICGNS, translated from the exons ATGGCACTGGAAGTAGATGAGAATGACCTCAAGGCCGCCGGCGCCGAGCTACTGAACGACGATCGCCATGGACTGCGTATCCATGGCTGGGAAATCGCTTCTCACAAGGGCACCATTCTTAAGTCTTCCACTCTTCAAGA GTGGGAGCAAAATCTTCAGACATCTCACTTGCCGGAGATGGTTTTTGGGGACAGTTCTTTAGTTCTTAAACACATAAAAAGTGGCACCAAAATTCATTTTAATGCATTTGATGCTCTTACGGGCTGGAAGCAGGAAGCCTTGCCACCAGTTGAAGTTCCTGCTGCAGCTCAATGGAAATTCAGAAG CAAACCATCTGAGCAGGTGATACTAGATTATGACTATACATTCACAACACCTTATCGTGGAAGTGAAACCATTGAGCTGGAGAAG AATGGAAGCAGTGAAATCTCAGAAACAAGCTCACTTTGTTGGGAGGATTGCAAGGAGCAAATTGACGTGGTAGCGCTGGCATCAAAAGAGCCCATTCTTTTCTATGATGAG GTAGTCTTGTATGAAGATGAGTTAGCTGATAATGGAGTGTCCCTTTTAACTGTGAAAGTG AGAGTCATGCCAAGTTGTTGGTTTCTTCTCTTGCGTTTCTGG CTTAGAGTTGATGGAGTCTTGATGAGATTGAGGGACACTCGCATGCATTGTGTTTTCAGTGATAGTGGTAACCCTATCATTCTTCGAGAAAGCTGCTGGAGAGAAACCACATTTCAATCTATTTCTGCT AAAGGGTATCCTTCTGATTCTGCTGCATATAGTGATCCAAGCAGTATCAGCCAGAGGCTGCCTATCATCTCGCAAAAGACCCAAAAGCTTAAAATCTGTGGTAATTCGTGA